One genomic segment of Rhinopithecus roxellana isolate Shanxi Qingling chromosome 6, ASM756505v1, whole genome shotgun sequence includes these proteins:
- the LOC115898289 gene encoding uncharacterized protein LOC115898289 isoform X2, with protein MRGCQAASLDPISQTLMAAQPQPKGDKRKCLQTFIIKCPQRPGPALDNTLWTKLQHRQSLPRKGGGRTEAKVAPSHPSSFLPLWPQGHKAQRDGWTDRKAQAGHALSEIFPGPCRRAGRSSPKEQPGGGKADGRLKASPESFPSRPECQGQTQTMALGTWWH; from the exons ATGAGGGGCTGTCAGGCAGCCTCCCTGGACCCTATAAGCCAGACCCTAATGGCTGCTCAGCCCCAGCCCAAAGGCGACAAACGGAAGTGTCTCCAAACATTCATTATCAAGTGTCCCCAGAGACCAGGACCAGCCCTGGATAACACCCTCTGG ACTAAGCTGCAACACCGGCAGAGCCTCccaaggaagggaggagggaggacagaGGCCAAGGTGGCTCCCAGCCACCCTTCCAGCTTCCTCCCTCTCTGGCCACAAGGACACAAAGCTCAGagggatggatggacagacaggaAGGCTCAGGCTGGACACGCATTGTCCGAG ATCTTCCCAGGACCCTGCAGGAGGGCAGGCCGCAGCAGCCCCAAGGAACAGCCCGGGGGAGGGAAGGCAGATGGCCGCCTCAAAGCCAGCCCCGAGTCCTTCCCTTCTAGGCCTGAGTGTCAAGGGCAGACCCAGACCATGGCTTTGGGGACCTGGTGGCACTGA
- the LOC115898289 gene encoding uncharacterized protein LOC115898289 isoform X1, with protein sequence MRGCQAASLDPISQTLMAAQPQPKGDKRKCLQTFIIKCPQRPGPALDNTLWYPKQSWAWSKCSGRLWDEQVKWMEGWTDRWMDGWMDGAQHQLSGPRQMVQHQRGGLSQAGTALGPGVQPRITSRSCCQVADIQHLPSHLHASIFPGPCRRAGRSSPKEQPGGGKADGRLKASPESFPSRPECQGQTQTMALGTWWH encoded by the exons ATGAGGGGCTGTCAGGCAGCCTCCCTGGACCCTATAAGCCAGACCCTAATGGCTGCTCAGCCCCAGCCCAAAGGCGACAAACGGAAGTGTCTCCAAACATTCATTATCAAGTGTCCCCAGAGACCAGGACCAGCCCTGGATAACACCCTCTGG TACCCCAAGCAGAGCTGGGCATGGAGCAAATGCTCAGGGAGGCTGTGGGATGAGCAGGTgaaatggatggaaggatggacggacagatggatggatggatggatggatggagccCAACACCAGCTCTCAGGTCCTAGACAGATGGTCCAACACCAGAGAGGTGGCCTCTCTCAAGCAG GCACTGCTCTAGGCCCTGGGGTACAGCCAAGAATCACATCACGGTCCTGCTGTCAAGTAGCTGACATTCAGCACCTTCCCAGCCACCTGCATGCCTCT ATCTTCCCAGGACCCTGCAGGAGGGCAGGCCGCAGCAGCCCCAAGGAACAGCCCGGGGGAGGGAAGGCAGATGGCCGCCTCAAAGCCAGCCCCGAGTCCTTCCCTTCTAGGCCTGAGTGTCAAGGGCAGACCCAGACCATGGCTTTGGGGACCTGGTGGCACTGA